The genome window TAATATACAATTGATGAATAAAATGATGTACCTtgttagaatatttttaaatatttattaaattaaaattaagtaaattttgaaaatgatGACATAATATTCGTGTTATACTCGCGACAGTATCAGcaagataaattattgatatatttattatgctgctgataatatttttatttgttttatcgattatatacttttattttaatgatttatcaaaccaatatttttgcaatacccTCTTTGTGATTACTTCTTATtcaagttgaaatattttacaaggTATTTCGTTGTATACatcaaatgtaattattatcgatcATAATCTTGCATCATATTCTACATGAATGACGTACACTAAATCTGGTGGATCTGCAATCGCGCCAGGATCCAGTGGCAATAGCTGTACAAGTGTAGCGAATGTTGCGCTACAAATTAATCTTACAGATTGATTTTGATCGCTCATACGTCCCAATAGCGGTACCATAAAGAGTACTGCATATGGTACCACGTGTACGCCTAAACTCTCGACGATGCAAGTTAAAGCCTCTGCAGCTCCTTGGCGTACAGAATCAACTTTATTCGGTGCCACTATACCTGAAGAACATTTTTTCTCAATACCAGTAGTTTCCAAGAGTGGTATAACGCTGCGTATTATGTGCACCATGGTCTAAAATAAACCAAtcttagttattttttttttttgttaatatacatttaataaggCTTAAAATGTTACCTTCTCCGTATTCAAAGTAGCTAAGGTTGCTATACATCGCGAGGCCATATGTCTGACGGCTTTATACGGATGTGCTAATAGATTGCATAAACGTGGTAGACATTCTAATGCAGGCGGTAACAGAGACTTAGCCAAACTTGGCGCCATGATTTCTAATACTTGTAAaccgaaaattaattgatttccTTCCTCCTCTTGTACAGTATCTTGCTTGGTCGTGTCTTTTAGCGTATTTGGCAAGATTAAATCCCATAATTGAGGTACACGAGCAGGTAATTGACCACCAAACAGAGTagctttaaaaatatcgaaatatttaaatatatagcTTATTCAGGGTGTCTGACATTTTTATTGCCTACCCGTAGCTATTTAGAGGGACACCTTACGCCCCGTACACGTGTATCATTATACTAAATCGtgcttataaaaattaattacgtataattaattgaaatttaaacaattctgttttttttttttaataaacttagaaaaatataataacttattaataatttggactaatatataatattaagtcTTTTAAAGGATTTTAAAAACGTACCTAAAGCTGTTAATGCCAATGTAGCTCCACGACGGCGTGTTCTAGCGGCTTTTGCTTCCGGTTCTTCACAGGCAAGTAATTCCTCTATGGGAATCTCAGTTGTTGGTGGTCTGCCAGGACCTCTACCGCTGCCGAGTCCACTACCCGCCCCTCGATTGTATGCTATTCTTTCAGCATGTTTTTGTCTGTTATTTAAAGTGAGTATTCCGTCAAAAATTTCAGCATCACCTGCGCAAGACACTCGTGGCGTAAACTCAATATCAGAACACAGGAATGTACATAAATTGGTAGAAATCtgcaacaaataattattttaaaacgttattaataacgttaataatattaattaaaaaacgttatttatgaaattttttaataaatataagaaatattttatgtcaatTTGTTTTTACTCTTTATGTTCTTAGATATTTTGTAAGCCAACCTTTGCGTTTGGAGATGGTTTTCTATCGACACAAAGTTCGACTAGATGTGACAAATGTTTAGCAGCCAATTTTTGCAGTTCTTCGTTTTCTTCTCGTTTTATAGCTTCCATTAACGGCTTTACTAACGGATTTAGTGGCTGTGGAGATTCAGGAAGAATATGTAACATCGTAGCAGCACCAGCAAGTGCAGCCATTGACATGACATGCAACGATTGTTGTTGCGCTGCCGTCGTAGCGGCCCCAATATCCAGCGCTCGCCTCCTCTCTTCTAAACTTTCCATTAATTTAGGTTTCAATTTAATAGCTATCGGACTACCGCCGATATTTGCACTGCCACTTGCGTTTGTTCCTACAGCGCAGAGACTTGGAATTGTTTTCCCAGCAAGTGCAGTGATTTGATCGAGAGTCATCACACCAGATGAATCTACTTCAACTGGTaccattaatttataatgtttcAAAGTAGCGATATAATCACGGCTTTCATGTAACAGTCGAGTAAAGGAAGCCGCAATTTCATCATAGTACATACATTCGTTTAGACAAGCCAATAATCGttcactataaaaaaaaaaaaaaatttttatcgttaatttatacaatacaTAATGTATCTTTCGCCTTTATAGAAATTGTATATTTCATACCTGAGTATATCTGGTATAGTGGGTATCTTTAGTGGATCTACAGTTGCCCAATGAGACATTGTAAGCCCTACAATGGTACGTTGCAATGCTGATCGTGAATTTAAATGTGCTAATAGTACCTTAGCATAACAAAGCGCTGGACTAGGCACATCTGGAGGATAAATGACGCCCGGTGCAGGCTGCACAACATAATATGACAGCAATCCTAACATACGAGACGCTCTACAACGAGCTTGCACCACGTTTGCTTTTCGTATATTTAATGCCACCGTTTCGATTCCGCCAATATACATTTTCAGTTCAGATAATGATTTCGCGCTTGCATTAATGTTACTGTTTCCGCCATTAGTATCTGATTGGCCGTCGCAGTAAGCGACTGTTTGATTATTTTTCGTACCTTTAACAGTACTAGCGACTGTCATTAACATATTTGGATTGAATGGCACATGTTCTGGTTGCATGGCGAGACAAAGCCACGTACTGACATGAGGACACGCCgcgtgtaataataattcgagATCACTCTGCACGACTAGATTCTCCCAGACACGTTCAGCCACGTCTTGTATCACGCTAATATGTTCGATTAGCACACATTGAAACACATGCCTTAACGCTTCCTGCAAAACTAATCCGCCACCTTCGCCCCATCGTTCTTTCTTATCTATGTTGCAATTGCTATCGTTTCCAGTTAAAGTTTGCATCGTCTGTAACGTGGCTTTACGTACACTTGAGCTTGAATGGCTGAGAAATGGCCATAAACGTGGTAATACCTAAGTAAAGTAATtcaatcgttattaaaaaatatttaagcaatctcgaaatattaaaaagttaaattgttGCTACATTACCTGCGATAGTGGTTGAGGTGTTAAGCAAGCATGTGCCGCCGGTAATGAAAGTATCGCAGCTAGAAGGCCCATAAAGGTGTTACAAGCTGCAGCCAAATCATCttgttcttttaataattgccATAGGCGTGTTACAATAATTTCCAGTTTTGCCGATTCTAATAATCGTGGAAGAGCGTGTGCCACTGGGATAAGTGCACTCGCAGCAGCTGCACCTACGTCATCGGCAGGATCGGACAGTCCTTGCATAATAGCGGGAAACACTTTTAGCAATACTTCGTCCAACAAATCATCTCGCACGgccaataaatattttaaagcgaGAAATGCGCCATGTCTTGCTTCCCATTCGTTGGACTCTAATAGTTTTAAAACTACAGAAAGTATTCCAGAAAAAACACCATTTGTATCTTTGGCATTTGAACCACCGGGTACTAATAGAAGAAGCGATCCTAGCGCTTGAGCGCATGTTTCACGTACTGGCGCAACAACTTGGTCAGATATAAAATCTCCAAACCGATCAAGTCCTAATACACACAGCAGTCGTAAGGCAGCATCAATTACCCATTCATAATGGCTTTCTTGCATTTCTTCCAAGGTTTGATCCCTAGATTTTCCTGCTCCTATATATTCAATGTTACTTAgcacatttaatattactcaaaaaaatattatttaaaaaattgataattacaaattttacacaCCTTTGCCGTGAAGTCTTATGAGTTCACGTAAAGCCGTTGCTGCTCCATGACGCACTTCCCATTTTTGACTAAATAAATCCTGGCAAAGACTTTCGGCGAAAGATTTCAAAGGCCAGTCTACAATAGAATCCGGCCAACATCCAGTACTATCCGGCACTCCGCTTATTTGTTCATTCGATATGCCACATTTTGATCCAGTATCCGAGATTGTGtcttctaatattaattttttggtCGGTGGTTCACAAATGTTATTCACTGGAGATTGAACACTCATTGAATTTGAATGGTCATCATTCGCACGGTCATCCGGTTCACGCGATCGTTGTTTCGTCACTGACTGACGCGCCTATTTTAgcaacatataaataattcaaatagtTAAATTGATTTCGATTTAACGATGTAAATATATGCATTGACTATTTCAACAGAAGTTACATTTTAAGACCGACAAAGTTTTAGTGCGTCgtttattaaagataattaaaaaaaaaattaaagtttaactCTGGTcacaaacgtttt of Cardiocondyla obscurior isolate alpha-2009 linkage group LG15, Cobs3.1, whole genome shotgun sequence contains these proteins:
- the Hel89b gene encoding TATA-binding protein-associated factor 172, which encodes MTSRLDRLFILLETGTNAVTKRAAAQQLGEAQRLHPHDLHHLLARVSTLLKSSQWDTRISAAHAVQAILAQVPPWDPQPIKKEVSTDGSEAKCKTSTPRLNLESFDMSKVLARSSHLTGSEGSEYDLTISEGDQLSLPSQQEKLAAKLGLHPRLIGVDDLFTAEDLTPVQTSCVTQTTTVPVDETLKQPGGLSRREMNRAKRKARQSVTKQRSREPDDRANDDHSNSMSVQSPVNNICEPPTKKLILEDTISDTGSKCGISNEQISGVPDSTGCWPDSIVDWPLKSFAESLCQDLFSQKWEVRHGAATALRELIRLHGKGAGKSRDQTLEEMQESHYEWVIDAALRLLCVLGLDRFGDFISDQVVAPVRETCAQALGSLLLLVPGGSNAKDTNGVFSGILSVVLKLLESNEWEARHGAFLALKYLLAVRDDLLDEVLLKVFPAIMQGLSDPADDVGAAAASALIPVAHALPRLLESAKLEIIVTRLWQLLKEQDDLAAACNTFMGLLAAILSLPAAHACLTPQPLSQVLPRLWPFLSHSSSSVRKATLQTMQTLTGNDSNCNIDKKERWGEGGGLVLQEALRHVFQCVLIEHISVIQDVAERVWENLVVQSDLELLLHAACPHVSTWLCLAMQPEHVPFNPNMLMTVASTVKGTKNNQTVAYCDGQSDTNGGNSNINASAKSLSELKMYIGGIETVALNIRKANVVQARCRASRMLGLLSYYVVQPAPGVIYPPDVPSPALCYAKVLLAHLNSRSALQRTIVGLTMSHWATVDPLKIPTIPDILSERLLACLNECMYYDEIAASFTRLLHESRDYIATLKHYKLMVPVEVDSSGVMTLDQITALAGKTIPSLCAVGTNASGSANIGGSPIAIKLKPKLMESLEERRRALDIGAATTAAQQQSLHVMSMAALAGAATMLHILPESPQPLNPLVKPLMEAIKREENEELQKLAAKHLSHLVELCVDRKPSPNAKISTNLCTFLCSDIEFTPRVSCAGDAEIFDGILTLNNRQKHAERIAYNRGAGSGLGSGRGPGRPPTTEIPIEELLACEEPEAKAARTRRRGATLALTALATLFGGQLPARVPQLWDLILPNTLKDTTKQDTVQEEEGNQLIFGLQVLEIMAPSLAKSLLPPALECLPRLCNLLAHPYKAVRHMASRCIATLATLNTEKTMVHIIRSVIPLLETTGIEKKCSSGIVAPNKVDSVRQGAAEALTCIVESLGVHVVPYAVLFMVPLLGRMSDQNQSVRLICSATFATLVQLLPLDPGAIADPPDLVQEKAQERKFLDQLLNPRNIPDTELPISVAAELRSYQRQGLNWLNFLNRYHLHGVLCDDMGLGKTLQTLCILALDHHRNPQAPSSLVMCPPTLTGHWVYEAEKFFKAKDLSVIQYAGTPQDREKLRPRVPHYKLVVASYDIVRKDIEFFETHQWNYCVLDEGHVIKNGKTKSAKATKRLHANHRLILSGTPVQNDVLELWSLFDFLMPGFLGSEKQFAAKYSRPILACREPKAGPKEQEAGALAMEALHRQVLPFLLRRNKEDVLQDLPPKITQDYYCDLSPLQRILYEDFRTRHSALTNSSSSSNDSQNSHVFKALRYLRNVCNHPKLVLSQGHPLYRTVCDMLKQQQSTLAEIEHGAKLLALKQLLLDCGIGQQQQQQTRNSVAVNLTTESAHSQEQQLVSQHRALIFCQLKAMLDIVEEDLLRTHLPTVTYLRLDGSVPAAQRHSVVARFNADPSIDVLLLTTQVGGLGLNLTGADTVIFVEHDWNPMKDLQAMDRAHRIGQKKVVNVYRLITRSTVEEKIMGLQKFKLLTANTIISTENASLETMATDQLLDLFSLDNGKEKKTDYQEDTVSSKLPGLPGISRSVLDILPDLWEQQQYDDEYDLDSFLSTLKADSQ